A single region of the Arthrobacter sp. PAMC25564 genome encodes:
- a CDS encoding helix-turn-helix transcriptional regulator, producing the protein MSRDSLGWGNVSITLAPAEEEHAAGPVNRHRWSGLARNADADRVRKALLAEDRMGVVITGDRGVGKSLVGRTALSGFGPDVYTLQLRTSGPGSATPYGCLAFTLARLPQSSLGSPTAILHGITSLIRSDAAGRKCVILLDNAGALDELSTGVLMNLLQTHTARLIATAQRTTDLPPDFYWLITSGQLAEVRLANLTELETLEVLQAALGHRVSSALANQMHQLVGGSPTLLQAVVSEQIERGNLVLSGSVWTLVDEVVLDGRTALEDIVRARYARETPVAREVIEVLSCARTMSLSRLAKMYSSGLIADMEDAGQIVVDRTDRHFVTLGDRYLGDIVRNWLSVERRLELRDKVPGHQQHELAELTVEDLLAYAAWTHDCGAQLAPAHALAAASAAVRLFDPKFALECASSLNPGDREWAEGQLQKSAAYLQLGLPLQAMSALDDVSEPQINALKVEAFAEFVAAKADCMAWLSDRSGQVPELIRQARARLLDLSVNEPATAPDELSRAALCLDLCEFNYLSFIGEYQPMMERLHAAATADVDAIDPVHRLRASIILMEALCMTGKEVDARKLMREIGGQLGEWSNVPRIRENFAWRSFNVLLLSGQWRQSIDMLKDASGRAGHGLHSGSAATDLAVGLAYVYAGRGYMALDPLLAAIAQLEVRSSLHSLRQAYAATAFAYAQTGNSVQAAVYLDRARSADGAARFTVSSSAEFCLDMASRWLGDPEAKDRLVRSAEGHFRKGRYTLAGIWMLGATVNGTVKDFQYMEEIAGLRQGPLAELSRVIAIGSRKKDASVMLEAAELAISLELDAVQARCAALAFDFAKAAGQTGSANAAYSMLESLSEAVPALPIVPRNKGPLLTERERQIATLAGHGVSNKDIALNIGISVRTVEGHLYQVFTKLGVSSRSDLLGLI; encoded by the coding sequence ATGTCGAGGGATTCGTTGGGCTGGGGGAATGTTTCCATTACATTGGCACCCGCCGAAGAAGAGCATGCTGCCGGTCCGGTCAACAGGCACAGGTGGTCCGGTCTCGCGCGCAACGCCGACGCCGACCGGGTCCGGAAGGCACTCCTCGCCGAAGACCGCATGGGCGTCGTCATCACCGGTGACCGGGGCGTCGGGAAATCCCTCGTCGGACGGACAGCACTCTCGGGATTCGGTCCGGACGTCTACACCCTCCAGCTCCGCACCTCGGGTCCCGGTTCCGCAACGCCGTACGGATGCCTTGCCTTCACCCTTGCACGGTTGCCGCAGAGTTCCCTCGGATCACCGACCGCCATTCTCCATGGAATAACCTCCCTGATCCGTAGCGATGCCGCGGGACGGAAGTGCGTCATCCTGCTGGACAACGCCGGCGCCCTGGATGAGCTGAGTACGGGTGTGCTGATGAACCTGCTGCAGACCCACACCGCACGCCTGATAGCCACTGCCCAGCGCACCACCGATCTTCCCCCCGACTTTTACTGGCTCATCACGTCGGGACAGCTGGCTGAGGTCCGGCTCGCCAACCTGACCGAGTTGGAGACACTGGAGGTGCTGCAGGCCGCTCTGGGCCACCGGGTGTCGAGCGCGCTGGCCAACCAGATGCACCAACTGGTCGGTGGCAGCCCCACCCTGCTGCAGGCGGTTGTTTCGGAACAGATCGAACGCGGGAACCTCGTTTTGTCCGGATCCGTGTGGACCCTCGTCGACGAGGTGGTCCTCGATGGCCGCACGGCGCTGGAAGACATTGTCAGGGCCCGGTACGCCCGTGAGACGCCCGTGGCACGCGAGGTTATCGAAGTTCTGTCCTGTGCGCGGACCATGTCCCTGTCCCGGCTGGCGAAGATGTACAGCTCGGGCCTCATCGCGGACATGGAGGACGCGGGCCAGATCGTCGTTGACCGCACCGACCGCCACTTCGTCACGCTCGGCGACCGCTACCTTGGGGACATCGTCCGCAACTGGCTCAGCGTTGAACGACGGCTGGAGCTGAGGGACAAGGTCCCCGGACACCAGCAGCACGAGCTCGCCGAGCTGACCGTGGAAGACCTGCTCGCCTACGCGGCATGGACACATGACTGCGGGGCGCAGCTCGCGCCCGCCCATGCACTGGCTGCAGCCAGTGCCGCCGTCAGGCTCTTCGACCCGAAGTTCGCACTCGAATGCGCCAGCAGCCTGAATCCGGGGGACCGGGAGTGGGCCGAGGGGCAGCTGCAGAAATCGGCCGCGTACCTGCAGCTGGGCCTGCCCCTGCAGGCGATGTCGGCCCTGGACGATGTCTCCGAGCCGCAGATCAACGCCCTCAAGGTGGAGGCATTTGCCGAGTTTGTGGCGGCGAAAGCCGATTGCATGGCGTGGCTGTCGGACCGCTCCGGCCAGGTTCCCGAACTGATCCGGCAGGCCCGGGCGCGGCTCCTCGACCTCAGTGTCAACGAGCCCGCCACGGCCCCGGACGAGCTTTCCCGGGCGGCCCTGTGCCTGGACCTGTGCGAGTTCAACTACCTGTCCTTCATCGGGGAGTACCAGCCCATGATGGAGCGGCTCCACGCGGCCGCCACAGCGGACGTCGACGCCATTGATCCTGTCCACCGGCTCAGGGCATCGATCATCCTGATGGAAGCGCTGTGTATGACAGGGAAGGAAGTCGACGCCCGCAAGCTGATGCGCGAAATAGGCGGCCAGCTGGGCGAATGGTCCAACGTCCCCCGGATCCGGGAGAATTTTGCCTGGCGATCCTTCAACGTCCTGCTCCTGTCCGGACAATGGCGTCAGAGCATCGACATGCTCAAAGACGCCAGCGGCCGTGCCGGCCACGGGCTGCATTCCGGCAGTGCGGCGACAGACCTCGCAGTCGGCCTTGCCTATGTCTACGCGGGCCGCGGCTATATGGCGCTGGACCCGCTGCTGGCTGCCATCGCCCAGCTCGAGGTCCGGTCGAGTCTGCATTCGTTGCGGCAGGCTTACGCCGCTACCGCCTTTGCCTACGCCCAGACGGGCAACTCGGTCCAGGCTGCGGTCTATCTGGACCGTGCCCGGTCCGCTGACGGGGCGGCGCGGTTCACGGTCAGCAGCTCAGCCGAATTCTGCCTGGACATGGCGTCGCGGTGGCTGGGCGACCCTGAGGCGAAGGACCGGCTGGTGCGGTCGGCCGAAGGGCACTTCCGGAAGGGCCGCTATACCCTGGCCGGCATCTGGATGCTCGGTGCCACCGTCAACGGCACCGTCAAGGATTTCCAGTACATGGAGGAAATCGCCGGCCTGCGTCAGGGCCCCCTGGCGGAGTTGTCCCGGGTCATCGCGATCGGCAGCCGGAAGAAGGACGCGTCGGTCATGCTCGAAGCCGCCGAACTGGCAATCTCCCTTGAACTTGACGCCGTCCAGGCGCGGTGTGCCGCCCTGGCCTTCGACTTTGCCAAGGCGGCAGGCCAGACGGGCAGCGCCAACGCCGCGTACAGCATGCTCGAGAGCCTTTCGGAAGCCGTTCCGGCGCTGCCCATCGTGCCTCGGAACAAGGGTCCGTTGCTGACGGAGCGGGAGCGGCAAATAGCCACCCTTGCCGGCCACGGCGTGTCCAACAAGGACATTGCACTGAATATCGGGATATCCGTGCGGACGGTGGAGGGTCATTTGTATCAGGTGTTCACGAAGCTCGGAGTATCCTCGCGAAGTGATCTGCTTGGACTCATCTAG
- the pth gene encoding aminoacyl-tRNA hydrolase, whose translation MTDTWLIVGLGNPGPDYSKNRHNVGQMVLDELAARVGGGFKSHKSRAQVLEGRLGIGGARIVLAKPLCYMNLSGGPVSALAKFYDIDPGHVIAVHDEIDIPFNTVKLKIGGGEGGHNGLRDISKALATKDYLRVRVGVGRPPGRMDTADYVLRDFSATEKKELPFLVDSAADAVDSLVREGLQAAQQKFHPAKAP comes from the coding sequence ATGACTGATACCTGGCTGATCGTAGGCCTTGGCAACCCGGGACCCGATTACAGCAAAAACCGGCACAATGTGGGGCAGATGGTCCTCGACGAACTCGCTGCCCGCGTCGGCGGCGGCTTCAAGTCGCACAAGTCGCGGGCCCAGGTCCTCGAAGGACGCCTCGGCATCGGCGGCGCCCGGATCGTGCTCGCCAAGCCGTTGTGCTACATGAATCTGTCCGGCGGACCAGTCTCGGCCCTTGCGAAGTTCTACGATATCGACCCCGGCCACGTGATTGCCGTGCACGACGAGATCGACATCCCTTTCAACACCGTGAAACTGAAAATCGGCGGCGGCGAGGGCGGCCACAACGGACTGCGCGACATCTCGAAGGCCCTCGCCACCAAGGACTACCTCCGCGTGCGGGTCGGCGTCGGGCGCCCGCCCGGCCGGATGGACACCGCGGACTATGTCCTGCGGGATTTCTCCGCCACCGAAAAGAAGGAGTTGCCCTTCCTCGTCGACTCCGCAGCCGATGCCGTGGACAGCCTGGTCAGAGAGGGACTGCAGGCCGCCCAGCAGAAATTCCACCCCGCGAAGGCCCCTTAG